aattgaatgttaaatttaattaaaaaaaaaagaccttgTTACAACTATGTGTATCCATTCCTAAGATTTTCTGTACAAGTCTAGAGAAAAAACCAAATAGAAGAATAGCAATTTTTCTCCCTTAACTCATCAACCTCCTCATCCTTTATCCACCTTCTCAAATCTACCTAGCTTTCACTCCTACTAGGCAGccagctctcactcctactggATCTCCTCATCACAAATCAACCTTCCCAAGTCTACctagctctcactcctactagGCAGccagctctcactcctactggATGTccagctctcactcctactagACCTTCTCAACCAGAACTCACAAAAATAAGATTCGAGCTCACTCCCTTCATCGAGTGCTAAACCAAAAAACCATTCCTCCTTCCAACTCCTTATTGCCTCTCCTCTGCATAATGAAAACATTCCTCATGTTCTTATCCAGCCTTATGGCCAAAACTTCACTTGGGGTAGGTTTCTCATCATGTTTCCTTCTATTTCTTTCCATCCAAATTGCATGCACAGCATCTTGCATCATATATCGAGTgacaaaaagttttattttgcTCCAGCTTCTACGCATAGTTGTGAGTTGAATTAAACTCTCCCAATCTCCCGTGAACTGACCTTGCAAGACCCCTTCCATTAGCACTTCCCATATTTGCATAGAGTAAGGGCATTTGAAAAAAGGTGCTCTACAGTCTCCAAAGGATGTCTACACAAAACACACGAACCATCCGCTTTGACACTCCAAGTTATTATACGATCTCCAGTGGAAAGCCTCCCTAGCATCACCATCCAAGTGACAAAAGCATATTTGGGAATAGCATGTTTAAACCATACAGTAGAGTGCCATGAGCAACAAAGATGCTTCTCTCGAATATTTTGCCAAGTATCACAAGTGAAAAAAGCAGCTTTGTATCTACCCTTCTCATTCCTCCACAGAGACACATCCTCCTCATCAACCCACTTCTCCTTCATCTTCTCAATTTCCAACTCCACTGCATTTAGAATATGAACTCGATGATGTCTCCTCCTGTGACTTTTACAAGCTTCCACAGTATCTTTTGCACGTATGCCCAGATCAATGTGTCCTCTACCACTCAAAACCTCTTGTAGACGACCCATTGGAGACCAAGCTTCAAACCAAAAGGACGCTTTCTTTCCATTTCGCACCTCCACTTGATATAAACTTTTTGCAATCTCACGACATTTTAGAAGCTTTTTCCACATCCATGAACCACTCTGTGTGTTCTCCTTTATCATCCAAATAGAACCCTTTCTTGTAAGATAAGTTTGTATCCAATTGACCCAAAGAGAACGTGTTGATAGGATCCTCCAAAGCAACTTTAGACAGCAAACTAAGTTAACCTCCTTTAAAGGTCTGACACCCAACCCACTTTCTTGCTTTGTTCTGCAGACATCTCTCCATACAACTTTAGTTTTTCTCCCATTTAGCTCCGGACCAGACCAAAGAAAGCTTGAACACAGTCTCTCGATTTCCTTGATGCAACCACTGGGTAATCTAAATGCAGCCATCCAGAAATTTGTCAAACTCATAATAACAGAGTTGATAAGTTGTAAACGTCCCGCATATGAAAGAAACCTTCCCGTCCACGAACTCACTCTCTTCCGGATTTTCTCTATCAGAGGGAGATAATCAAGCACAGTCATTCTCTTCGTTAATAAGGGAAGCCCCAAGTAGCGTACCGGAAGTGACCCTGTAGCAAACTGAAAATCTCTCAgaatctcttctctcttctgcaTATTACCCGCCATAAACAGAGTGGACTTTTCCATACTAATCTTCAACCCACTCATTCTATCAAAATCATCAAACTCCCTGAGAATTCCTTCAATTGAATTCCGAGTTCCATCTGCAAACACCCTTAGATCATCAGCAAAACACAGATGTGTGAGATCAATATTTTGCACTTCGGATGAAAACCAATTTGACCTCCACGCGCCGCTTCATCTAACATTTTTGACAGAACGTTCATACAAATAACAAACAGGTATGGCGACAACGAGCAGCCTTGTCTTAACCCTCTCTTACTCTGGAAATAACCCGCCAACTCTCCATTGACTTGCACTGAGAAGGAAGGTTACACATAGAGAAATCCAGGCGATAAACTTGTCCGGGAGACCCAAGGCCGTTAAAGTGTTGATGAGAAAGGACCAATGGACTGAGTCAAAAGCCTTTGATATGTCTATTTGCATAGCACATCTAGCAGAGATATCTTCCTGATGATAGTCTTTAACTAGTTATGTTGCCAGCAAAACATTCTCCATAAGCAGCCTTTCCTTTATAAACGCAGATTGATTTAACATAATGAATTTAGGAAGCACACATTTTAACCTGTTTGCTATGATCATTGAGATAGCTTTATACAGAACGTTGCAACAGGAGATGGGACGGTAATCTTTCATCATCTTAGATTCCTCCTTCTTTGGTATCAAAGCCAATATGGTAGAGTTTACTCCCTTTGGTAGAAACCCCTTCACAAAGAAAGACTGTATTGCCACTATAACATCGTCTCCAATTACTTCCCACGCTTCCTTAAAGAATTCAGATGTATAAACGTCTGGCCCTGGAGACTTACTACCCGGCATATGAAATATAACCTCCTTTATTTCTTCTCTTGTGACTTCTCTCTCAAGGTTCCTGCAATCCATCTCACTACATTGATACCCCAACAGCTCCTTCAGTCTATCCACTGAAACACCTTCGAAATCATCCGGTTGCTTCGTCATAAACTCCGCGAAGAAACTTTCTGCTTCTGCTTTAATCTCTTCATCCGTCTTTGCCAAAGACCCATCTGCTCTCTGTATTTCATGGATGGCATTCCTAATTTCTCGAAGCTTTGCTGAGTTTTGAAAAAACTTGTTATTACCATCCCCTACATCAAGCCAGTGCACCTTCTAGCATTGCTTGAGAAACTCTTCTTCCAACTCTGCCAAGCGTTTCCATCTTGTATTTGCTTCATTTTCCGCACGCATAGCTTCCATAGTAGGATTGTTTAACGTCTCTCCCTGCTTTTGACATAAAACCTGATACGCCTCACCGGTTTTTCTTGAGATATCTCCTAACTTCATTTTACTCAGGGCTCTCAGTGGCTGCTTCAAAGCTTTTAGCTGCTTCGTAAGACGAAACATAGCAGAAGTTGAGTTGAATAACTTCTCATAATCCTTCCATTGATCTTCCATTAAAGGTTTGAACTCTGGCATCTTCGATATTGCATTAGTGAACTTGAAAggtgttgtaggcacagggggggggggggggtaacccacgaattggtTGAAGAAGGAACCAAGGTTTCAACCTGAAAAcaagagaaccgatttttatgagtttttagagttttataatgcaaacagaaacaattatgaaaacaaatgagatgataatgataataaaacaagataaataaacaaagagaagggatagtgatatcactcaaattaccctaaagagtgttactctcatcaaaagaggttcaggtgtagtacttagggatcgaatccacagagactctaggattactcaacagacttaaataattagaaatgaagatagactaaaaggttttaatagttctaaaagcagtaaatgataaatcgaaaacaaaAGTGATTCAATATATTGAATTGAAGTGGTTTAAAGATTGGGAAAGCAGCTAGAttcatgcaattctcaggtataaaatgtatgcacttagtttagactaaagggtATGATGGTTTTTGAACTAAACAATGATTTAACCGGATAGGTTATCTTTgctagatctcggatctcaactgtcgtattttgatctcgagagagtgtcgatcgatgtgacttgatgtacattgaccgatacacc
This genomic interval from Brassica napus cultivar Da-Ae chromosome A6, Da-Ae, whole genome shotgun sequence contains the following:
- the LOC106355467 gene encoding uncharacterized protein LOC106355467 codes for the protein MPEFKPLMEDQWKDYEKLFNSTSAMFRLTKQLKALKQPLRALSKMKLGDISRKTGEAYQVLCQKQGETLNNPTMEAMRDGNNKFFQNSAKLREIRNAIHEIQRADGSLAKTDEEIKAEAESFFAEFMTKQPDDFEGVSVDRLKELLGYQCSEMDCRNLEREVTREEIKEVIFHMPGSKSPGPDVYTSEFFKEAWEVIGDDVIVAIQSFFVKGFLPKGVNSTILALIPKKEESKMMKDYRPISCCNVLYKAISMIIANRVFADGTRNSIEGILREFDDFDRMSGLKISMEKSTLFMAGNMQKREEILRDFQFATGSLPVRYLGLPLLTKRMTVLDYLPLIEKIRKRVSSWTGRLPSGCIKEIERLCSSFLWSGPELNGRKTKVVWRDVCRTKQESGLGVRPLKEENTQSGSWMWKKLLKCREIAKSLYQVEVRNGKKASFWFEAWSPMGRLQEVLSGRGHIDLGIRAKDTVEACKSHRRRHHRVHILNAVELEIEKMKEKWVDEEDVSLWRNEKGRYKAAFFTCDTWQNIREKHLCCSWHSTVWFKHAIPKYAFVTWMTSFGDCRAPFFKCPYSMQIWEVLMEGVLQGLVGVRAGHPVGVRAGCLVGVRAR